A segment of the Anaerolineae bacterium genome:
CAGGCTCGGGGGCAAAAAACGTATTCTTCAATTTCGCTAACCCTTATCACCGGACCCTTTGAGCCACTCATACCTGGCTTTTTCCAGGCTCAACCGCAAACGGTAATTCTCATAAGCTGCTGTGAAATCGCTCCTGGTCTTTTCCGTCACCCCTCGGACCATATCCCCCGTGTGCCTTAACCCACCTGTGAGGGCATCGGGAAAATCAAGAGTCATGAGCAAAGCATAGACTTCGTCCATGATATCCAGAAGCTCTTCCCCTCTGGCAAATTCATCCCTGCGGATCAGGTCCAGGATATGGCGCCTGAGCTCGCCCATGGCTTCCCCGAAGCCCCGGAGGTAAGTTTCGGGCTCAACTCCAAGATCCGCCGGGCTGGGGATGGCTTTTTTCAGGAGAAGGCTACGCACCACTGAGGCCTCCACAAACTCCTTGAGAGCATCCTGAGCATACCCGCTGTAGTAAAGGTCGGGGTAGAGGGCGGCCAGATCTTTTAAGTGGGAAGCTATCTCTTTGGCTTTCTCCAGCAAGTAAAAGGCTGTATCCCATTCCCCGCGATGGCAG
Coding sequences within it:
- a CDS encoding haloacid dehalogenase; protein product: MSYARETIEALRKFVEEARENLSRKNEAREKALADARELTRHSAMAIRACHRGEWDTAFYLLEKAKEIASHLKDLAALYPDLYYSGYAQDALKEFVEASVVRSLLLKKAIPSPADLGVEPETYLRGFGEAMGELRRHILDLIRRDEFARGEELLDIMDEVYALLMTLDFPDALTGGLRHTGDMVRGVTEKTRSDFTAAYENYRLRLSLEKARYEWLKGSGDKG